A stretch of Rhododendron vialii isolate Sample 1 chromosome 4a, ASM3025357v1 DNA encodes these proteins:
- the LOC131324635 gene encoding inactive protein RESTRICTED TEV MOVEMENT 1-like has product MFSLLSLEVWLERKVIIMIKLGPVGGTATAWDDGGKVSISQIFVSHGQVINSLQYQYIENGALVLSEKRGGSDGHTSPKFTVVTLNYPSEFLTAISGSYGWFSALDGVLMQIVSSITFTTNIKTYGPFGCCRQNDAAFDFQLGQDNGFGGFHGIAGMYLNSIGVYVKPQTSVLDLDKAKIASGGGAAVAFSAPAAGGSAAAAAPAAAAVEEKKEDPKEESDDDMGFSLFD; this is encoded by the exons GCTTGAAAGGAAGGTAATTATCATGATAAAACTTGGTCCAGTAGGGGGTACTGCAACTGCTTGGGATGATGGAGGCAAGGTTTCAATCTCCCAGATTTTCGTTTCTCATGGACAAGTGATCAATTCTCTCCAGTATCAGTATATAGAAAATGGTGCCTTGGTTTTGTCGGAAAAACGCGGTGGTAGTGATGGCCATACTAGTCCCAAGTTTACTGTG GTCACACTTAACTATCCATCAGAGTTTCTGACTGCGATAAGTGGTTCCTATGGCTGGTTTAGTGCATTGGATGGTGTTCTAATGCAAATAGTGTCCTCAATCACGTTCACCACCAACATCAAGACATACGGACCGTTTGGATGCTGCCGCCAAAATGATGCTGCATTTGATTTTCAACTGGGGCAAGACAATGGATTTGGTGGTTTTCATGGCATTGCAGGCATGTACCTTAACTCAATCGGGGTTTATGTGAAGCCGCAGACAAGCGTATTAGATCTTGACAAGGCTAAA ATTGCTAGTGGAGGTGGTGCAGCTGTTGCCTTTTCTGCTCCTGCTGCTGGCGGCTCTGCAGCTGCAGCTGCCCCAGCCGCAGCTGCGGTTGAGGAGAAGAAG GAAGATCCGAAGGAAGAGAGTGATGATGACATGGGATTCTCTTTGTTCGATTAG